In Pedobacter heparinus DSM 2366, the following are encoded in one genomic region:
- a CDS encoding DUF6515 family protein → MKTSNFKLSIIAGCMVLISAFTVNEALAQRPSRGQSGGGRPSAGGSTGSRPPRPSVGTPSRPSTPSHGHIGRPPVVVRPGYRPGFRPYRRPYYGYYNFYRPYLGLSINVLPYGYYPFYFGADQFYYSGGLFYRQYDNNYKVVVPPVGAQVPSIPSDAKEVVINGQTFYEYKGVYYNAVQDANGKTVYVVAGKDGVLNTDNIAADSNSGPQVGDIVDQLPDGYREVFIKGEQYYVSEDGVYYEKIVTDGKVSYKVIGLGN, encoded by the coding sequence ATGAAAACTTCAAATTTTAAATTGTCAATAATTGCCGGATGCATGGTATTGATCAGCGCATTTACGGTGAATGAGGCGCTGGCCCAAAGGCCTTCAAGAGGTCAGAGTGGGGGTGGCCGACCTTCAGCAGGAGGTAGTACTGGTTCCAGGCCGCCCAGGCCAAGTGTGGGCACGCCGTCCAGACCATCAACTCCTTCACACGGACATATTGGCCGGCCGCCAGTGGTTGTGCGTCCGGGATATCGACCCGGCTTCAGGCCTTACCGCAGGCCATATTATGGATACTATAACTTTTACAGGCCATATCTGGGTTTGAGCATCAATGTTCTGCCTTATGGTTATTATCCGTTTTATTTTGGCGCAGACCAGTTTTATTATTCCGGGGGCTTGTTTTACAGGCAATACGACAACAATTATAAAGTAGTAGTGCCACCGGTAGGTGCCCAGGTGCCAAGCATTCCTTCAGATGCTAAAGAAGTAGTGATCAACGGACAAACCTTTTATGAGTATAAAGGCGTTTACTACAATGCTGTACAGGATGCCAATGGTAAAACCGTGTATGTGGTTGCCGGAAAAGATGGGGTGCTGAATACCGATAACATTGCAGCCGACAGCAATAGCGGTCCGCAGGTTGGGGACATAGTAGACCAGCTACCTGATGGGTACCGCGAGGTATTTATTAAAGGGGAACAGTACTACGTTTCTGAAGATGGGGTATACTACGAGAAAATTGTTACCGATGGGAAAGTGAGCTATAAGGTAATTGGCCTGGGGAACTAA
- a CDS encoding SDR family NAD(P)-dependent oxidoreductase, protein MEQYALITGASKGIGKSMAIELARSGYQLLLIARSETELRMLSKLLKEQFQVKVSYLATDLSLTDSTQLVAAWCAQQTDRLSILINNAGFGLWGDFGNLELHEQMAMLKLNIDAVISLTYHLLPVLKQQQQSYILNISSTAAYQAVPTLALYAASKSFVLSYSRALRYELKKTTVSVSCLCPGPTDTGFANRAGLDVLADLAEKFNMQPAVVAKAGLKGMFNKKAEIIPGFLNKLSAYGAQYLPKALIERITAGLYKR, encoded by the coding sequence ATGGAACAGTATGCCTTAATCACAGGTGCAAGTAAAGGTATTGGTAAATCCATGGCTATTGAGCTGGCCAGGTCCGGATATCAGCTCTTGTTGATCGCACGTTCCGAAACCGAACTGCGTATGCTCTCCAAATTGTTAAAAGAACAATTTCAGGTTAAAGTAAGTTATCTGGCTACCGACCTTTCTTTAACAGATTCAACCCAACTGGTGGCAGCCTGGTGCGCGCAGCAAACTGACCGGTTGTCGATACTGATCAACAATGCAGGCTTTGGTTTATGGGGCGATTTCGGGAACCTGGAACTCCATGAACAAATGGCTATGCTGAAATTAAATATCGATGCTGTCATTAGCCTGACTTATCATTTACTTCCCGTATTAAAACAACAGCAGCAAAGTTATATTTTAAATATTTCAAGTACTGCAGCCTATCAGGCGGTACCTACCCTGGCTTTATATGCCGCCAGCAAATCATTTGTCCTTTCGTATAGCCGGGCATTAAGGTATGAGCTTAAAAAAACAACAGTTTCGGTAAGTTGTCTTTGTCCGGGCCCTACCGACACCGGTTTTGCTAACCGCGCGGGCCTTGATGTCCTTGCAGATCTTGCCGAGAAATTTAACATGCAACCAGCAGTTGTAGCAAAGGCAGGATTAAAGGGAATGTTCAATAAGAAAGCTGAAATTATTCCCGGCTTCCTGAACAAACTGTCAGCTTATGGTGCCCAATATTTACCCAAGGCCCTTATTGAGCGGATTACAGCTGGTTTATACAAACGATAG
- a CDS encoding phytanoyl-CoA dioxygenase family protein: protein MGNSYIKFALGNTITTEQKYFFNKNGFIHFKNFIEPETVNDIINASLKVQKQWLEEQREKVNGIPIKYGKDLDGSPIVQRFAFVNQHHQLFAELAKDPRFEVLLDLIGPGARLGTEEKDGMVLNHYVNGHESKFTQMGWHTDGLRDIFHGQKLNPMLNVGIHLSTLTPEQGGLRVLPGTHTQSLYQMLFRKKYFLDNKADANEMAITPQAGDLTIHDGRLWHRVAQSSVIGEESRRRVIYLPIIAGKYEPKHENSPTAFYQRFAGLVK from the coding sequence ATGGGCAATTCCTATATCAAATTTGCTTTGGGCAATACGATTACTACTGAACAAAAATATTTTTTCAATAAAAACGGTTTTATTCATTTCAAAAACTTTATCGAACCGGAAACTGTAAACGACATCATCAACGCCTCTTTAAAAGTACAAAAACAATGGCTTGAAGAACAGCGTGAGAAAGTAAATGGCATACCTATAAAATACGGTAAAGACCTGGACGGCTCGCCAATTGTACAGCGCTTTGCTTTTGTTAACCAACACCACCAGTTGTTTGCAGAACTGGCAAAAGACCCCCGTTTTGAGGTATTGCTGGACCTTATTGGTCCCGGCGCCAGGTTAGGTACCGAAGAAAAGGACGGAATGGTATTGAACCACTATGTAAACGGGCATGAAAGTAAATTTACACAGATGGGTTGGCATACAGATGGCCTGCGTGATATTTTTCATGGCCAGAAATTAAACCCGATGCTCAATGTTGGCATACACCTGAGCACACTAACACCAGAGCAGGGAGGTTTAAGGGTATTGCCTGGCACACATACACAGAGTTTATACCAGATGCTCTTCCGCAAAAAGTATTTTTTAGACAATAAGGCCGATGCAAATGAAATGGCAATTACACCCCAGGCGGGCGACCTGACCATACATGATGGCCGGCTCTGGCACCGTGTAGCACAATCGTCGGTTATTGGGGAAGAGAGCCGCAGAAGGGTGATCTATTTGCCAATTATTGCAGGTAAATATGAACCCAAGCACGAAAACAGCCCTACTGCCTTTTATCAGCGTTTTGCCGGATTAGTTAAATAA
- a CDS encoding sterol desaturase family protein, translating to MMIQLNYLAFAIPAFFIFLFLEYQLAIRLNKLSVFKYEGSISNLSIGIAERLLNLFISASFYSLFYWVYKNYALFNIPNTWWVWILLILTTDLVWYWYHRLGHTVNFLWAAHIVHHQSEEFNLTVSARITVFQALIRNIFWCFIPLLGFQPAMVISILIVHGAYSFFTHTQLIGKLPWLEQILITPSLHGVHHASDEKYLDKNYGDIFVFWDKLFGTFQQEEEAPRYGLTHPIKSYSFLWQHFHYYLEMAEACRRAVGFKAKMRILFGSPAAMDQDIRPALEKKYLQHKPVSAYRFKFKTYLDLQLTLCIALLTFITAAYGNLGSDDKSFIVCFILLTLINCGALMEQKKWIYYLECIRLIVLLAFIFWKLDIFGLIVLPAVALIALESTFRLSHLYRSYVLRYEKI from the coding sequence ATGATGATCCAGCTTAACTATTTGGCTTTTGCCATTCCTGCTTTTTTTATTTTTCTTTTTTTAGAATATCAGCTTGCCATCAGGCTGAACAAGCTAAGTGTATTTAAGTATGAAGGTTCCATTTCCAATTTAAGTATTGGTATTGCCGAAAGGTTGCTCAATTTATTTATTTCTGCCAGTTTTTACAGCCTGTTTTACTGGGTATATAAAAACTATGCTTTATTTAACATTCCAAATACCTGGTGGGTATGGATATTGCTCATCCTTACCACCGATCTGGTCTGGTACTGGTATCACCGGCTGGGACATACCGTAAATTTTTTATGGGCCGCCCATATTGTACATCATCAAAGTGAAGAGTTTAACCTTACCGTATCTGCAAGGATTACTGTTTTTCAAGCCCTGATCAGAAATATTTTCTGGTGCTTCATCCCACTACTGGGTTTTCAGCCGGCAATGGTCATCAGCATCCTGATAGTCCATGGTGCCTATTCTTTTTTCACCCATACCCAATTGATCGGAAAACTACCTTGGTTGGAGCAAATATTGATTACCCCCTCATTGCATGGTGTCCATCATGCCAGCGATGAAAAATATTTAGACAAGAACTATGGCGATATTTTTGTATTCTGGGATAAATTGTTCGGAACTTTCCAGCAGGAAGAAGAGGCTCCCAGATATGGGCTTACACACCCAATAAAAAGCTATAGTTTTTTATGGCAGCATTTTCATTATTACCTGGAAATGGCCGAGGCCTGCAGGCGCGCTGTGGGTTTTAAAGCTAAAATGCGTATCCTGTTCGGCAGTCCGGCTGCAATGGACCAGGATATCCGTCCGGCGCTCGAAAAAAAGTACCTTCAGCATAAACCTGTTTCGGCATACCGCTTTAAATTCAAAACCTATTTAGATCTTCAGCTTACACTTTGTATCGCATTGCTCACTTTCATTACAGCAGCTTATGGCAATCTGGGTTCAGACGACAAATCATTTATCGTTTGTTTCATTTTACTTACCTTAATCAATTGCGGTGCATTAATGGAACAAAAAAAATGGATCTATTACCTGGAATGTATCAGGTTAATTGTGCTTTTGGCCTTTATTTTCTGGAAGCTGGATATTTTCGGACTGATTGTATTGCCGGCTGTTGCATTGATCGCCTTAGAAAGCACATTCAGGTTAAGCCATTTGTACCGCAGTTATGTGCTCAGGTATGAAAAGATATAA
- a CDS encoding HAD family hydrolase, translating to MNKEVAVIFDMDGVICHTNPYHSLAFRTFFSGHNLNPTDEEFAQHMYGKSNSYILSHFFKRPVSGDELSQMEQEKEGLFRKIYEPHIEPIAGIVAFIADLAQNGVKLGVATSAPYANLELILGKIDIREQLGSILASEDVKKHKPDPEVYLSSAKNLGVLPENCLVFEDSFSGVSAALNAGMKVVGVLSSHSKAELPPCSLYIEDYTDLSYDKISNLFK from the coding sequence ATGAATAAAGAAGTTGCTGTCATTTTCGACATGGATGGTGTGATCTGCCATACCAATCCCTATCATTCCCTCGCTTTCCGTACATTTTTTTCAGGCCATAACCTTAACCCTACCGACGAGGAATTTGCACAGCATATGTACGGCAAAAGCAACAGCTACATTCTCAGTCATTTTTTTAAAAGACCTGTATCCGGAGATGAACTTTCGCAAATGGAACAGGAAAAAGAAGGCTTGTTCAGAAAAATTTATGAACCACATATAGAACCCATTGCAGGAATTGTAGCCTTCATAGCTGATTTAGCTCAGAATGGGGTAAAACTTGGTGTAGCAACCTCTGCCCCCTATGCCAATCTGGAGCTGATCCTTGGTAAGATCGACATCCGCGAACAGCTCGGCTCTATCCTGGCCAGCGAAGATGTTAAAAAACACAAACCCGATCCTGAAGTATACTTAAGTTCTGCCAAAAACCTGGGTGTTTTACCAGAAAACTGCCTCGTTTTTGAAGATTCCTTTTCCGGCGTTTCTGCCGCATTAAATGCGGGCATGAAAGTAGTTGGCGTACTCAGTTCACATTCCAAAGCAGAACTTCCCCCATGCAGCTTATACATCGAAGATTATACGGACCTGTCTTATGACAAGATCAGCAATCTGTTTAAATAG
- a CDS encoding acyltransferase family protein, which translates to MTTKELNPEILKTKQHFEILDGLRGIAALAVVFFHFMEVAYLPEKNFIAHGFLAVDFFFCLSGFVIAYAYDDRIGKMGIKEFFKSRLIRLHPLVIFGSVLGLLAFLFDPFGGSPELYSTGKIFLIFLCSILLIPYPVITERFFNLFGLNAPAWSLFWEYIANIVYAFILCRLSRRYLLILTILAAVMLCFVSHRAGGSLMGGWAGENFWDGGARISYSFLAGMLVYRSNWIIKSKLGFAGLSVLLLLAFLLPFNQWNWLTEPMVVILYFPLLVALGAGANLKASLKKLCAFFGKISYPLYMTHYAAIWMFFNYYTSHKPGTPQLTLVIAAGMILLLGFAYLVMVVYDIPVRKYLTSKRKPA; encoded by the coding sequence ATGACCACAAAAGAACTAAACCCCGAAATTTTAAAAACCAAACAACATTTTGAGATCCTTGACGGATTAAGGGGTATAGCTGCCCTGGCCGTTGTGTTTTTCCATTTTATGGAAGTGGCTTATCTCCCTGAAAAGAACTTTATTGCACATGGTTTCCTGGCGGTCGACTTCTTTTTCTGCCTGTCGGGATTTGTGATTGCTTATGCCTATGACGACCGGATCGGAAAAATGGGAATCAAGGAATTTTTTAAGTCCAGGCTGATCAGGCTACACCCCCTGGTGATCTTCGGTTCGGTTTTAGGTTTACTGGCATTTCTGTTCGACCCTTTTGGCGGTAGCCCGGAACTCTATAGCACAGGAAAAATTTTCCTGATTTTTCTGTGTTCCATCCTGCTCATTCCCTACCCTGTAATTACCGAACGTTTTTTTAACCTGTTCGGCTTAAATGCCCCTGCCTGGTCCTTATTCTGGGAGTACATAGCCAATATTGTTTATGCCTTCATTCTTTGCAGGCTCAGCCGCCGCTATCTGCTGATACTCACCATACTTGCTGCAGTAATGCTTTGTTTTGTGAGCCATCGTGCCGGTGGTTCTTTAATGGGCGGATGGGCAGGCGAAAATTTCTGGGATGGGGGTGCAAGAATTTCCTATTCCTTTTTAGCGGGAATGCTCGTCTATCGCTCCAATTGGATCATTAAATCAAAACTGGGTTTTGCAGGCCTTTCGGTACTGTTGTTGCTCGCTTTTCTCCTGCCATTTAACCAATGGAACTGGTTAACTGAACCCATGGTGGTAATACTTTATTTCCCTTTACTGGTTGCCCTGGGTGCAGGTGCAAACCTTAAAGCAAGCCTTAAAAAATTGTGTGCATTCTTCGGAAAAATATCTTATCCGCTGTACATGACACATTATGCAGCCATATGGATGTTCTTCAACTACTACACCAGTCACAAACCCGGAACACCACAATTAACACTCGTTATTGCAGCGGGGATGATTCTTTTGCTTGGATTTGCCTATCTGGTGATGGTAGTTTATGATATTCCTGTCAGGAAATATTTAACGAGTAAAAGGAAACCAGCTTAA
- a CDS encoding NADP-dependent oxidoreductase, with product MKAIVIKEFGAADKLEISEIEKPQISDDQVLIRVKAAGINPVDTKIRSGAHRSAKTLQLPAVLGKDVSGVIELTGKNVQGFKVGDAVFGCAAQTYAEYVAASPDLIVKKPENITFEEAAAVSLAALTAYQAIHEHLKIRSGQHVLVQSAAGGVGHLAVQLARIAGAVVSGTASGRNIGFIKSLGADQAIDYKNERFEEVVKDLDAVLDTMGGEILYRSIQCVKPGGTVVCLPSSTKDDPKAIQYAQERGVSLIWFMMEPKKEQLQEISDLLAAGQLKVSVEKVWPMESIVQAHQEIEAHGVRGKLVVRIA from the coding sequence ATGAAAGCAATTGTTATAAAAGAGTTTGGAGCTGCGGATAAACTGGAGATTTCCGAAATAGAGAAACCTCAGATCAGCGACGATCAGGTATTGATCAGGGTAAAAGCTGCAGGGATTAATCCTGTGGATACAAAGATCAGATCCGGAGCACACAGATCTGCTAAAACACTTCAGCTGCCAGCAGTTTTAGGTAAGGATGTAAGTGGGGTAATTGAGCTGACCGGTAAAAATGTGCAGGGATTTAAGGTAGGGGACGCTGTTTTTGGCTGCGCAGCTCAAACTTATGCTGAGTATGTGGCTGCCAGCCCTGACCTCATTGTAAAAAAACCGGAAAATATTACTTTTGAAGAAGCTGCGGCAGTTTCTTTGGCCGCACTTACGGCCTATCAGGCCATTCATGAGCACCTTAAAATCAGGTCCGGACAGCATGTTTTAGTCCAGTCTGCAGCCGGTGGCGTTGGCCATCTGGCTGTACAGTTGGCCAGGATAGCGGGTGCTGTTGTTAGCGGGACAGCTTCAGGCAGGAATATCGGTTTTATAAAAAGTCTTGGTGCAGATCAGGCAATTGATTATAAAAATGAGCGGTTTGAAGAGGTTGTGAAAGATCTTGATGCAGTATTAGATACCATGGGTGGCGAAATTTTGTACCGGTCCATTCAGTGTGTTAAGCCCGGCGGAACAGTTGTCTGTTTGCCCTCATCTACAAAAGACGATCCTAAGGCCATTCAGTATGCACAGGAGCGTGGGGTATCGTTAATATGGTTTATGATGGAGCCTAAAAAGGAACAATTACAGGAAATCTCGGACTTGCTGGCAGCCGGCCAATTAAAAGTATCGGTTGAAAAAGTTTGGCCAATGGAAAGTATCGTCCAGGCCCACCAGGAGATAGAGGCCCATGGCGTGCGCGGAAAATTAGTGGTCCGGATTGCTTAA